A genome region from Coffea arabica cultivar ET-39 chromosome 7e, Coffea Arabica ET-39 HiFi, whole genome shotgun sequence includes the following:
- the LOC113700428 gene encoding uncharacterized protein: MAKRKTRKKSKEREWEGFLRSVRRQEESKARTLTHQFRSVTLVLPGTVLSPRSLLASPVTSSPASQNSSRSPLLFPIPPLPAQRGMLRDTAGVMIEEQFAIFLNIVGHNERNRVIQERFQHSGETISRHFNNVLKAIKSLSREFLEPPPLTTPPEILRSNRFYPYFKDCIGVIDAMHIPAHVPAKDQSRFRNKKGVLTQNVLAACTLDLQFIFIYPGWEGSVADSRILKAVLDDPDQNFPQIPEGKYYLVDTGYLNMEGFIAPFEGVRYHLHEYRGAHQLPRNAKELFNHRHSSLSNAMWKSFNVLKERFPILKLAPQYGFHTQRDIVIAACVLHNHIRREEKNDWLFESVGARVEELRDFDDQPDPQLAFQIQDQMAASLRDSITTAMWNDFYNDWEEW; encoded by the exons ATGGCAAAAAGGAAAACCCGAAAAAAGAGCAAAGAAAGAGAATGGGAAGGGTTTTTGAGGAGTGTTAGAAGACAAGAAGAATCAAAAGCAAGAACCCTAACACATCAATTCCGCTCTGTCACTCTCGTCCTTCCGGGTACCGTCCTCAGTCCTCGCTCCCTGCTTGCTTCTCCAGTGACGTCATCACCAGCCTCCCAGAACTCATCTCGCTCTCCGCTTCTCTTCCCCATTCCCCCTTTGCCCGCCCAG AGAGGCATGCTGCGTGACACGGCTGGTGTCATGATAGAAGAGCagtttgcaatttttttaaacattgTGGGTCACAATGAGCGCAATAGAGTTATACAAGAACGCTTCCAGCATTCTGGGGAAACCATAAGCAGGCATTTCAATAATGTTTTGAAGGCAATTAAGTCGCTATCGCGTGAATTTCTTGAACCACCTCCTCTCACTACCCCTCCAGAGATCCTCAGAAGTAATAGATTCTACCCATACTTCAAG gattgcattggGGTTATTGATGCCATGCATATCCCTGCCCATGTACCGGCTAAAGATCAATCACGATTTCGCAATAAAAAGGGGGTGTTGACACAGAATGTTTTGGCAGCATGTACTTTGGATCTTCAGTTTATATTCATCTATCCTGGTTGGGAAGGCTCTGTTGCGGATTCACGTATATTGAAAGCTGTTCTTGATGATCCGGATCAAAACTTTCCTCAAATTCCAGAAG GAAAATACTATCTTGTTGATACTGGCTATTTGAATATGGAGGGCTTTATTGCTCCATTTGAAGGCGTCCGCTATCACCTTCACGAATATAGAGGTGCTCACCAATTACCAAGAAATGCAAAGGAATTGTTTAATCATCGCCACTCATCTTTAAGCAATGCTATGTGGAAGTCCTTTAATGTGCTAAAAGAACGATTTCCAATCCTTAAACTTGCTCCCCAATATGGTTTCCACACCCAAAGGGATATTGTCATAGCTGCCTGTGTTTTACACAATCACATCCGGCGTGAGGAAAAGAATGACTGGTTATTTGAGAGTGTTGGTGCAAGAGTTGAAGAGCTgcgtgattttgatgatcaacCAGATCCACAGTTGGCTTTCCAGATACAAGATCAGATGGCAGCCTCTTTAAGAGACTCGATTACCACAGCAATGTGGAATGATTTTTACAATGATTGGGAGGAATGGTAA
- the LOC140004413 gene encoding uncharacterized protein isoform X1: protein MVMLLLRFELCFAGEKMFKATSVCQAHGAETEKSLTHDLHASNDEKGLVDGESVVIDAFRWSRCKNILHETKMISIGIPLPLEHVEVLADNLEWEDINWTSTGVVIAGKEYHLARARFMSPN, encoded by the exons ATGGTGATGCTTCTTTTAAG GTTTGAGCTTTGCTTTGCTGGAGAGAAGATGTTCAAGGCTACCTCAGTGTGTCAGGCCCATGGAGCAGAAACTGAAAAATCTTTGACTCATGACTTGCATGCTTCAAATGATGAAAAAGGTTTGGTGGATGGTGAAAGTGTTGTTATAGATGCATTTCGATGGTCTCGTTGTAAGAATATCCTTCACGAAACAAAGATGATATCAATTGGGATCCCACTGCCCCTTGAACATGTGGAG GTATTGGCAGACAATCTAGAGTGGGAGGATATCAACTGGACGTCTACTGGTGTTGTGATTGCTGGGAAAGAATACCATCTTGCCCGGGCACGGTTTATGTCTCCTAATTAG
- the LOC140004413 gene encoding uncharacterized protein isoform X2, which yields MFKATSVCQAHGAETEKSLTHDLHASNDEKGLVDGESVVIDAFRWSRCKNILHETKMISIGIPLPLEHVEVLADNLEWEDINWTSTGVVIAGKEYHLARARFMSPN from the exons ATGTTCAAGGCTACCTCAGTGTGTCAGGCCCATGGAGCAGAAACTGAAAAATCTTTGACTCATGACTTGCATGCTTCAAATGATGAAAAAGGTTTGGTGGATGGTGAAAGTGTTGTTATAGATGCATTTCGATGGTCTCGTTGTAAGAATATCCTTCACGAAACAAAGATGATATCAATTGGGATCCCACTGCCCCTTGAACATGTGGAG GTATTGGCAGACAATCTAGAGTGGGAGGATATCAACTGGACGTCTACTGGTGTTGTGATTGCTGGGAAAGAATACCATCTTGCCCGGGCACGGTTTATGTCTCCTAATTAG
- the LOC113700855 gene encoding uncharacterized protein isoform X4, with amino-acid sequence MIRILLLFLCTLAIVMRLHHSLKLLFRSYVSLSECYLHKNKGGSISDIQRCPTHSSFMEPTLAPVAVEHMTTRATASETLDLLKEHCWLAELYLTDCNCQICISCLVY; translated from the exons ATGATTCGGATCTTGTTGCTG TTCTTATGCACACTGGCTATTGTCATGCGACTGCATCACAGCCTGAAGCTACTATTCAGGAGTTACGTGTCGCTATCAGAGTGTTACCTCCACAAGAAT AAAGGAGGGTCAATTTCTGATATACAGCGGTGTCCAACACATTCATCTTTTATGGAGCCTACTCTTGCCCCAGTTGCTGTTGAGCACATGACTACAAGGGCTACAGCTTCG GAGACACTAGATCTGCTCAAGGAGCATTGTTGGCTTGCTGAGTTGTATCTAACAGATTGCAATTGTCAAATATGCATATCATGTTTGGTTTACTGA
- the LOC113700855 gene encoding uncharacterized protein isoform X2, producing MSESSSNGPTLDIWIPSEHVSAANCQVRGNQLWGTDIYTDDSDLVAVLMHTGYCHATASQPEATIQELRVAIRVLPPQEWKFYLMGHNLMFLPPYTCFRKEGQFLIYSGVQHIHLLWSLLLPQLLLST from the exons ATGTCTGAAAGTTCTTCAAATGGTCCTACTCTAGATATTTGGATACCATCTGAGCATGTTTCTGCAGCAAACTGCCAG GTAAGAGGTAACCAGCTGTGGGGAACAGATATATACACTGATGATTCGGATCTTGTTGCTG TTCTTATGCACACTGGCTATTGTCATGCGACTGCATCACAGCCTGAAGCTACTATTCAGGAGTTACGTGTCGCTATCAGAGTGTTACCTCCACAAGAAT GGAAGTTTTATTTGATGGGACATAATTTAATGTTTCTTCCACCTTACACGTGCTTCAGAAAGGAGGGTCAATTTCTGATATACAGCGGTGTCCAACACATTCATCTTTTATGGAGCCTACTCTTGCCCCAGTTGCTGTTGAGCACATGA
- the LOC113700855 gene encoding uncharacterized protein isoform X1: MSESSSNGPTLDIWIPSEHVSAANCQVRGNQLWGTDIYTDDSDLVAVLMHTGYCHATASQPEATIQELRVAIRVLPPQESCRRTIYLAAKAQYCPRRCNDQKISQMKCMLTMNDLDIDFELEQRRVNF; this comes from the exons ATGTCTGAAAGTTCTTCAAATGGTCCTACTCTAGATATTTGGATACCATCTGAGCATGTTTCTGCAGCAAACTGCCAG GTAAGAGGTAACCAGCTGTGGGGAACAGATATATACACTGATGATTCGGATCTTGTTGCTG TTCTTATGCACACTGGCTATTGTCATGCGACTGCATCACAGCCTGAAGCTACTATTCAGGAGTTACGTGTCGCTATCAGAGTGTTACCTCCACAAGAAT CTTGCAGGAGGACTATTTATCTGGCTGCAAAAGCCCAATATTGCCCCAGAAGGTGCAATGAccaaaaaatatcccaaatgaAGTGCATGCTGACAATGAATGATTTAGATATAGATTTTGAGCTTGAGC AAAGGAGGGTCAATTTCTGA
- the LOC113700855 gene encoding uncharacterized protein isoform X3 — translation MKKERDAEEEGERYDKLNKNHDKESDEGCGEDEGGAEREREVFNMEFSSVRGCLGQGVVLNVLIVILVLGLTIKIMKGTLVLQKIFHLEQISLIYSLFLLSPRCNNSGGLDGATGTH, via the exons atgaaaaaggaaagagaTGCAGAGGAGGAAGGCGAAAGGTATGACAAACTCAATAAGAATCATGACAAGGAGTCAGATGAAGGATGTGGTGAAGATGAAGGAGGTGCAGAAAGGGAGAGAGAAGTTTTTAATATGGAGTTCAGCAGTGTAAGAGGATGCTTAGGCCAAGGGGTAGTCCTCAACGTACTCATCGTGATCCTTGTTTTAGGTCTCACAATCAAGATAATGAAGG GCACATTGGTCCTCCAAAAGATCTTCCATCTAGAACAGATCTCACTGATCTACTCCTTGTTTCTCTTGTCACCGAGATGCAACA ACAGCGGTGGGCTTGACGGAGCAACTGGGACCCACTAG